In the Gossypium arboreum isolate Shixiya-1 chromosome 10, ASM2569848v2, whole genome shotgun sequence genome, one interval contains:
- the LOC108466619 gene encoding staphylococcal-like nuclease CAN2 — translation MFWKLGFFKMGNALRLLYGKCFQPSTTGDSDSVGPPYTTTAPAVSALAYDLFNFEITSQVPEALSQHVVSSRKAQVTWYGKLLQAWKKAKPPPKTTEEVARLIVETLSRAQYQKADVEGLLEFYGLPHPSILAEISTGVPTGLSDGVICEGLSLPEGVKFEMHTLPVVGKTVPDGDGLNVYVNTDDPRESSNIPGDVLMAADQRSEARAMKNYAVADELHQKIIESGYRVIDFQNEAILARKYRIRLRGIDAPEMSMPFGKEAKEELVKLVNGKCLSVLVYEVDKYGRYVADVYWNDIFVQEVMLKKGLAWHYVAHDKRVKFATWQKEAQAERTGLWVQPNPEKPWEWRKNNKRRQHCP, via the exons AGGGCCACCTTATACCACTACAGCTCCTGCGGTTTCAGCTCTTGCCTATGATCTCTTCAACTTTGAAATCACATCCCAG GTCCCTGAAGCTCTCAGTCAGCATGTTGTATCATCAAGGAAGGCTCAAGTCACATG GTATGGAAAGTTATTGCAAGCATGGAAAAAAGCAAAACCCCCACCAAAAACAACTGAAGAGGTTGCTAGGCTTATTGTTGAGACCTTGAGCAGAGCTCAATATCAAAAGGCAGATGTTGAG GGTTTATTGGAATTCTATGGTCTTCCTCATCCTTCTATTTTAGCGGAAATTTCTACTGGTGTACCGACAGGATTGTCTGATGGAGTGATATGTGAAGGGCTTAGTTTGCCTGAAGGAGTGAAATTTGAAATGCATACATTACCA GTAGTTGGgaagacagtaccagatggggaTGGTTTAAATGTGTATGTGAATACTGATGATCCTAGGGAGTCCTCAAACATACCTGGAGACGTTCTTATGGCTGCGGATCAAAGATCAGAAGCACGTGCTATGAAAAACTATGCCGTAGCCGATGAACTTCACCAGAAGATTATTGAATCAGGATACCG GGTCATAGACTTTCAAAACGAAGCGATTCTTGCTCGAAAGTATCGGATTCGACTGAG GGGTATAGATGCACCTGAGATGTCGATGCCGTTCGGAAAAGAAGCAAAAGAAGAGTTGGTTAAGCTTGTTAATGGGAAATGTTTGAGTGTGCTTGTCTACGAGGTAGATAAATACGGTCGTTATGTTGCAGACGTATACTGGAATGACATTTTCGTGCAG GAAGTAATGCTAAAGAAAGGACTCGCATGGCATTATGTAGCCCACGACAAACGGGTTAAATTCGCAACC TGGCAAAAAGAGGCTCAGGCAGAGAGAACCGGCCTTTGGGTACAACCAAACCCGGAGAAGCCATGGGAATGGAGGAAGAATAACAAACGTAGACAACACTGTCCTTAA